The Mycoplasmopsis caviae sequence CATTAATGCTCAAGCGATCACCTTTTACAAGATTAATTTGCTCAATAAATGTGTCTTCAATTTTTTCATAATCTGTAATAAGTATACGTGGCACTAGATACAATTGTCCCAAACACCGTTTCATTCCAAATTTTGAAGCTTGCTTTGGATTTAGTTCATCTACTACATTAGCATCCACAACATAAGTAGTATATTCTAATGCGACTTCTGTAATAATTTCATATGCTTTTTCTCGTTGCTTTTCATTCAATTCTTTTGAATCTTTTATTAGTCTGTGTTTAAAGTTTGCTGGCAATATAACAGCGGCTACAACCAATGGACCTGCACAGCAACCCCTTCCTGCCTCATCGAAACCAGCAATTAGATTAACACCTTTATAATTTTTTAATTCGTAATCATACATGATTTAATTATATTAGACAAATGTTAATTACTATATTTTATTGTGTTCTAATCCCATATGAATTTTGTCTGGTTTGCTAAGTTGTTTAATTCTATTAAATAAAAATGAAATGCACAAAGTTGCATTTCATTATGAAATTATTTTGTTTCTTCTTTATCCTTGTCCTTATTTGCTTCTTCATCTTCTTTAGCTTTTTGTGAGTCAACAATTTGAACAATTAAGCGACAAAGTTCTTCTTTATCCATTTTTTTATAGCCACTAATATAAAGTGTTTCAGCTATGCTATAAAGTTTTGAATTAGGTAAATCTAATAATTTTTTAATTTTATCTTTTGTTTCTTTTTCAGCATTTTTAATAACAGCTTTATTATCAACTATTTCTGCTTCTTCAATTTCTTCATCTTTTGAACTGCTTTCGCTCTCATGTTCAACTTTATCATTAATATCATTTAAGTTAATGCCAAAAAGATTATTAAAAGCATTATTTTCACCTAACATACCAGATTGTTTTAGTGCATCTTGGACTTTTTTAAGTTCTTCTAGTCTTTTAGCATTAATAAAAGCCAATTTAAAATATTTTAGTTGGTTAACAAATAAGAATTGAAAAACCAATAAAATAACATTAATTAAGAACATAGTAATTGTTATAGCTAATAAAATAGTGTTGCCTTTATTGATTAAGGTACGAATATTTTGGTCAATACTATAAAAATTAACTAATCAACTAAAGAAATATAAAGTTGATGGTCATATATGCATATTAATAAACGTTTTTTCCTTGAAAGTGCGTAAATAGAAGGTTGTAAATATAATAATTGAAACTAGCATCACTGTTGCAACTAATCCATTAACAATAATCATACTTGTAACTCTTGAGTTTGCTTCATTGCTTGAATTTGTCCCATTAAAAAAATATGTAACTAAAGAATCCTTAAAGCCAATATATAAAGTTGTAATTGTTGCTGAATTAACAAATGAAATGATGAATGCTAAAAGAGAAAGAATTATAACCGGTCTAAATCTTTCTTTTTCTAGAGATCATAATTTCTTTGCACTTTTAATTTCTAGATATTTTTTGTCAAATAAATTCATCTCTCTCCTTAATATACTACTAATATTATAAATTATTATTCTTTTGTGAGTGTATTAAAATCAAAATCAGCAACATTAAATTCTTTTGGTACAGGCGAGTAAATACATATTTCTTTCTTAGAAACAGGATGTATAAACTTAAGTTTGTAAGCATGCAATCTTTGGTTAAATTCATCAATACTCTTACCATAAGTTGGATCACCATAAATTGGATGTTTGATATATGCCATATGAACCCTGATTTGGTGAGTACGACCTGTTTTTAATTCACATTTAATTAGCGACATTGGTTCTTTGTTTAAATAAAAATGCTTAAGTAGGTGTACAAAAGTAACTGCTTCTTTACCTTCCTTATGAACACTCATAACTTTACGATCTTGCACGCTTCGGGCAATAGGCAAATTAATTTTAGTTAGCGGGTTTTCAATTAAACCTTTAGCGATTGCCACATATGTTCTTTCAATTTGGTGTTGCTTTAACATCTGGGCAAGAAGGTTGTGCATTGTATTATTTTTTGCAATAATTAAAAGTCCGCTGGTATCTTTATCAATACGATGAACTATACCTGGACGAAGAAGCCCGTTTTCATTAGACAAATTATTTTTAAAATGATATAGAAGACCATTAACTAATGTGTCATTATAGTGACCTGGAGAAGGATGGACAACTAGTCCGCTTGGTTTATCAATTATTACCAAGTCATCATCTTCATATTTTATATCAAGTGGTATATTGACAGGCTCAATATTGATTTCTTTATCAAGCAATTTAACAATTGTAATTTCTTGTCCTTCACGGACAATGTAATTACATTTGTGAACTTGAATATTTTCGCCAATATAGACTGCACCCTGCTCAATTAATTCCTTAATATCATTACGACTTAATTCGCTATTTTGACCTATATATTTGTCAATTCTTTCTTTATATTGAACACTTAATTTTAACATAGTGTAATTATATATAATAATTAATAATTTATAAGTTTTTAACCTAGCCAGGGTTCAAATATGATTAATGCAAGTGCAACATTGCTTAATATTAGAGCTATTATTGGTACTTTTTTAATATAAAGAACTGCTGAAATAATTATTCCGCAAGGCACATAACAATATAGAGCAATTTTTCTTCAAGCACTATAAAACAGTACTTTTGGACTATTATGAATATACCCAACATATTGACTAAGTGATTTATTAAAGAAAAAATGTGGTGCTAGAGCAGAGATAAAAAGTTGAATAGCTAATGCACAAATAATAGCAGTAACAACAGGATTCATAACATTAATTAACTTAGTTAGAAACTTATTGTTCTCAAATTTCTTTGAATATTTCATGGCCAATTTCATCATTAAAATTGGCGGTATAACAAACACTAAGTAAGTTAAAAACATTACTATAAAACCTCATCACTCTTTGTTAGCTATGAAGTATCCAGTTACCAGTGCAAATTTTGTTGAAAGAATACCTGGTGTTGCATTTCCAATAGCAAATGCTTGTGCAATATCGCTTTGTGTAATATTGCTACCAAATCAACTTCTAAACAGTTCTCAAAATCAACTAAAAATTGGCATGAAAACTTGCCCACCACCAAAAATTGATAAACTTATAAGAGTTAAAAATACTATTGCAACAAACAAGGATAGTCAAAGCATTATTGGCCTCCTTTTTGTTCACCTGAGTTATTGTTATTTTGCTCGCTTTCATCTTTTTTAGTCTTGTTTAACTCATTTTTATTTTCTTGCTCAATTGCTAATTTTTTAATCTCTTTTTTATGCTTAATAACTTCAATTGAAGCAAAAATAGAAGCAATTAAAAGCATAATAATTACTGGCATATTTCAAGGCGAAGGAATAAAGAAACAAAATGCAAAAGTTACTAAAAATAGAAAAAATCATAAACTGACTTTTAGTTTACTTCTGCCTTTTTTATAGTATTCTAGAGCAAAACCAATTAGTGAACCAATTATGGCCACAATCACACCTAATTCAATAACAAATAAATATTTTTGTGGTATATAACTAACAAAATAAAATATTAAAAAGAAAACTAAAAGATGTGGCAAAGCAGCTAAAATTACCAAAAACATTCCCTTTTTAAAACCTAAAAGTTTAATAGCAATGTAACTCATTGCTTCAATGACACTAGGTCCGGGTAACATATTTGTAATAATGACATTTTGTTCAAATTCATCAGGACTTAACCATTTATATTTATCTACTGCATACTTTTTAATTGTTGGCATCAGTGCATTACCGCCACCAAAACTAATAAAAGTAATAAGTAAAATGAAGCAGAAAACATTAAAAAATGTTGGTTTTTTGGTATATTGAAACTCCTGGTTTTTCGATGAGTTATTCATAATTTGAATTATACTTTATTTAACACAAGGCAACATTTAAATAAATCTAAAACAGAGTTACTACAACCCTGTTTTAATCAATTAATTGACAAATTGAATATTAAGAAAAACTATTTTAGAAACTCAATTATCTTATTTGAAATGTTTAATTTAGTAAATCCTTTTTGAGAATAAACCAGTGCACCATCAGCAGAAAAACCATAGTCTTTTGCCAAGAAAGCATCTATTTTATTATATTTACTTAATCTGTATCACATAGAATCGCTTGTTGCTTCAATTGCAAACATTGGAGCTTTATTTAAACCAAGTTCAAGGCATAATTGCTCATTTTCGATTAAATCTTGTAAAAGTGGAACTGAAATTACTTGTGCATTAATTTTGTATTTTTCAAGTACACTAGCAACATCACAAGCTAAATTAACTTCGCTTCCAGAGGCGAGAATACTAATTTGATAATTGTCGCAAGTCTTGATTTTATAGGCTGCAACAAGATTGGAATTAAGCATATTATAAGATTTTAAATCTTGTCGACAACCAATTATTACAACCTGGTTTTTGTCTTGGTTAAATGCATAATTAAATGCTGCTCTTACTTCCGATTCATCTGCGGGTCTAATGACTTTAACATTGCTCATAGCTCTAAGCATTGGGATTTGGTCAAATGGTTGATGGGTAGGTCCATCACCTCCAACCTGGTAACTATCATGTGTGTAAACATGAACTGATGGAATTTCCATCATTGCTCCAAGTCGTAGAGCTGATTTAGCATAATCAACAAAAGCCAAAAACGTTGAATCAATAGTCTTAAGATTTGAATCTAAATATATTCCATTGTTTATAGCACTCATTGCAAATTCTCTTATACCATACTTAATATTTTGGCCACCATCAATAATATCTTTTTTGAAACCTATTTTTGTAGCTTTGGTAAGATCAGCAGAACCACCAACAACATAAGGGTTGTTTTCTAACTTTGCCATTATTGGAGCAAAATAATTTCTAATTGCACAATTACTTTGACTAAATTCGACATCGCTGAAGTCAAATTTATATTTCTTGCTAGTTAACATTTCTAATTCTTTGGCAAGCTCTGGATATTCGCTTTTGTATTTGT is a genomic window containing:
- a CDS encoding ribonuclease HII, which translates into the protein MYDYELKNYKGVNLIAGFDEAGRGCCAGPLVVAAVILPANFKHRLIKDSKELNEKQREKAYEIITEVALEYTTYVVDANVVDELNPKQASKFGMKRCLGQLYLVPRILITDYEKIEDTFIEQINLVKGDRLSINVAAASIVAKVTRDRIMNKLHEQYPEYNWKQNKGYCTKEHEEAMEKYGVCEQHRRTYKNVAKYLK
- a CDS encoding RluA family pseudouridine synthase; the encoded protein is MLKLSVQYKERIDKYIGQNSELSRNDIKELIEQGAVYIGENIQVHKCNYIVREGQEITIVKLLDKEINIEPVNIPLDIKYEDDDLVIIDKPSGLVVHPSPGHYNDTLVNGLLYHFKNNLSNENGLLRPGIVHRIDKDTSGLLIIAKNNTMHNLLAQMLKQHQIERTYVAIAKGLIENPLTKINLPIARSVQDRKVMSVHKEGKEAVTFVHLLKHFYLNKEPMSLIKCELKTGRTHQIRVHMAYIKHPIYGDPTYGKSIDEFNQRLHAYKLKFIHPVSKKEICIYSPVPKEFNVADFDFNTLTKE
- a CDS encoding chromate transporter, with protein sequence MLWLSLFVAIVFLTLISLSIFGGGQVFMPIFSWFWELFRSWFGSNITQSDIAQAFAIGNATPGILSTKFALVTGYFIANKEWWGFIVMFLTYLVFVIPPILMMKLAMKYSKKFENNKFLTKLINVMNPVVTAIICALAIQLFISALAPHFFFNKSLSQYVGYIHNSPKVLFYSAWRKIALYCYVPCGIIISAVLYIKKVPIIALILSNVALALIIFEPWLG
- a CDS encoding chromate transporter — translated: MNNSSKNQEFQYTKKPTFFNVFCFILLITFISFGGGNALMPTIKKYAVDKYKWLSPDEFEQNVIITNMLPGPSVIEAMSYIAIKLLGFKKGMFLVILAALPHLLVFFLIFYFVSYIPQKYLFVIELGVIVAIIGSLIGFALEYYKKGRSKLKVSLWFFLFLVTFAFCFFIPSPWNMPVIIMLLIASIFASIEVIKHKKEIKKLAIEQENKNELNKTKKDESEQNNNNSGEQKGGQ
- a CDS encoding transketolase family protein; the encoded protein is MKSCKSIENKFVASMRGIALDSINNAKGGHIGMAIGAANITFALVGKTLNFVEQDPKWINRDRFVLSAGHGSMAYYSVLHFLNLLGLDEIKNHKKMDSKTPSHPEIDKLQYVDASTGPLGQGVAMAVGMALSQKYLQNRYNRKNHKIINHHIFSLVGDGCLQEGVALEAIQLAGTLKLSKLIILHDSNNAQIDSLANYVNGGNLIKFFESYNFKTFNVRDNIDDIFEAIKQAKKSNKPCYIKVNTTIAKGTPFENTPDGHNGTLNEQQTIKFKQLNSLSTLNPFIYEDEIYEYGALLQLEKIRSYARWLKKYDKYKSEYPELAKELEMLTSKKYKFDFSDVEFSQSNCAIRNYFAPIMAKLENNPYVVGGSADLTKATKIGFKKDIIDGGQNIKYGIREFAMSAINNGIYLDSNLKTIDSTFLAFVDYAKSALRLGAMMEIPSVHVYTHDSYQVGGDGPTHQPFDQIPMLRAMSNVKVIRPADESEVRAAFNYAFNQDKNQVVIIGCRQDLKSYNMLNSNLVAAYKIKTCDNYQISILASGSEVNLACDVASVLEKYKINAQVISVPLLQDLIENEQLCLELGLNKAPMFAIEATSDSMWYRLSKYNKIDAFLAKDYGFSADGALVYSQKGFTKLNISNKIIEFLK